A window from Peromyscus leucopus breed LL Stock chromosome 8a, UCI_PerLeu_2.1, whole genome shotgun sequence encodes these proteins:
- the LOC114710674 gene encoding 60S ribosomal protein L30-like, protein MVAAKKTKKSLESINSRLQLVMKSGKYVLGYKQTLKMIRQGKAKLVILANNCPALRKSEIEYYAMLTKTGVHHYSGNNIELGTACGKYYRVCILAIIDPGDSDIIRSMPEQTGEK, encoded by the coding sequence atggtggcCGCAAAGAAGACGAAAAAGTCTCTGGAGTCGATCAACTCTCGGCTCCAGCTTGTTATGAAAAGTGGAAAGTACGTGCTGGGGTACAAACAGACTCTGAAGATGATCAGACAGGGCAAAGCGAAATTGGTTATCCTCGCCAACAACTGTCCAGCCTTGAGGAAATCTGAAATAGAATACTATGCCATGTTGACTAAAACTGGTGTTCACCACTACAGTGGCAATAACATTGAATTGGGCACAGCATGTGGAAAATACTACAGAGTATGCATATTGGCTATCATTGACCCAGGTGATTCTGATATTATTAGAAGCATGCCAGAACAGACTGGTGAAAAGTAA